In Poecile atricapillus isolate bPoeAtr1 chromosome W, bPoeAtr1.hap1, whole genome shotgun sequence, one DNA window encodes the following:
- the LOC131591810 gene encoding short transmembrane mitochondrial protein 1 isoform X1: MEFRGLFFLPSRALNLPWRFRLLTAMLPLLLKFLCLGFTLGNVVGMYLAQNYEIPNIAKKLEDFKKDVEAKKKPPNDKS, translated from the exons ATGGAGTTCCGCggcttgtttttccttccaagtCGTGCTCTTAATTTGCCTTGGAGATTCCGCTTGCTCACGGCGATGCTGCCCTTGCTGCTCAAATTTCTTTGT cTTGGTTTTACTCTTGGCAACGTGGTTGGGATGTATCTGGCTCAGAACTATGAG ATTCCTAACATTGCAAAGAAGCTGGAAGATTTTAAGAAGGATGTGGAAGCCAAGAAGAAACCTCCTAATGACAAGTCCTGA
- the LOC131591810 gene encoding short transmembrane mitochondrial protein 1 isoform X2, translating to MLQFLLGFTLGNVVGMYLAQNYEIPNIAKKLEDFKKDVEAKKKPPNDKS from the exons ATGCTGCAGTTCTTG cTTGGTTTTACTCTTGGCAACGTGGTTGGGATGTATCTGGCTCAGAACTATGAG ATTCCTAACATTGCAAAGAAGCTGGAAGATTTTAAGAAGGATGTGGAAGCCAAGAAGAAACCTCCTAATGACAAGTCCTGA